One segment of Saprospiraceae bacterium DNA contains the following:
- a CDS encoding LysE family transporter — protein sequence MLLQGVLLGLSLTFMVGPLLFAILQAGIERGFRAGLSVAGGIWTSDVLYVVAVMWGLEALAALIALPGFKLWAGLAGGALLVAFGLGNLLWGNTTASNAPLSARFQPVGNNSPYIKSYFLYFLRGFLLNTINPFTVFFWLGIAGGVLIPNGWGRAQTLVFFGGMLGTLVATDTLKAYAAKQIRRFLTPRHTLQVRRGIGLLLIVFGAVLVARVLLAEGH from the coding sequence ATGCTACTTCAGGGAGTCTTGTTGGGTCTGTCGCTCACTTTCATGGTGGGGCCGTTGTTGTTCGCCATTTTGCAGGCTGGCATCGAGCGCGGGTTTCGCGCGGGGCTGTCGGTGGCGGGCGGCATCTGGACGAGCGATGTGCTGTATGTGGTGGCGGTGATGTGGGGCTTGGAGGCGCTGGCCGCGTTAATCGCCCTGCCTGGCTTCAAATTGTGGGCGGGGCTGGCGGGCGGCGCGTTGTTGGTTGCTTTTGGTTTGGGCAATCTGCTATGGGGCAACACGACCGCCTCGAACGCGCCTCTTTCCGCTCGTTTTCAACCTGTGGGAAACAACTCGCCTTACATAAAATCATACTTCCTCTATTTCCTGCGCGGTTTTTTGCTGAACACCATCAATCCTTTCACCGTTTTTTTCTGGCTGGGCATCGCGGGTGGGGTGCTTATTCCGAACGGTTGGGGCCGCGCCCAAACGCTCGTCTTTTTTGGCGGCATGCTCGGCACGCTCGTAGCGACGGATACGCTGAAAGCATACGCTGCCAAGCAGATACGTCGCTTCCTGACACCCCGGCACACGTTGCAAGTGCGACGCGGTATTGGGCTGTTGTTGATTGTGTTTGGGGCGGTATTGGTGGCGAGGGTACTGCTGGCTGAGGGGCATTAA